A window of Halobellus sp. LT62 contains these coding sequences:
- a CDS encoding DegT/DnrJ/EryC1/StrS family aminotransferase: MTHHVAPIRPRFRFSWLLDPCPRSIGWLDDDSWIPRGHRRVYRWAKQGLTAAFETVKPEETVLLPAYAPGGVTWAARNAGLDVRYYPVSADLTLPLAEIRQRIRSIGPAAIQVIHYFGFVDEGFDELVSIAHEHDALVIEDCARGLFGRDENGRLLGSRGDFAVFCPHKTLPVPDGGIVVSQTDARLPEAPPTWNWRHDAQYLFGSLRDRIPVDLVPEALLGQFHSSDAEEVAPEESLAGPSPLTSFGLARCQPAAVRSARQARYRVLRALLDGSDEFRVLSGDVYDGACPYGVVGIADSATARQQLFRELQTDGLPCEALTWPPVYRHEEVHGFEESTALRNQLLVLPTHQQLSWSTIGRIAAHVIEW, encoded by the coding sequence ATGACGCACCACGTCGCGCCGATCCGTCCCCGGTTCAGATTCAGCTGGCTGCTGGACCCGTGCCCTCGGTCGATCGGTTGGCTCGACGACGACTCGTGGATACCGCGCGGGCACCGGCGGGTGTATCGATGGGCGAAACAGGGGCTGACGGCGGCGTTCGAGACAGTCAAACCGGAGGAAACGGTGCTTCTTCCCGCCTACGCACCGGGCGGCGTCACGTGGGCGGCACGTAACGCTGGGCTCGACGTCCGGTACTACCCGGTCTCCGCCGATCTCACGCTGCCACTCGCCGAAATCAGGCAGCGAATTCGGTCGATCGGCCCCGCGGCGATCCAAGTCATCCACTACTTCGGCTTCGTCGACGAGGGATTCGACGAACTCGTCTCCATCGCCCACGAGCACGACGCGCTGGTGATCGAAGACTGTGCGCGGGGGTTGTTCGGTCGCGACGAGAACGGACGATTACTCGGATCCCGAGGAGATTTTGCCGTGTTTTGTCCACACAAGACGCTGCCGGTCCCCGACGGTGGAATCGTCGTCTCGCAGACCGATGCGAGGCTTCCGGAGGCACCCCCGACGTGGAACTGGCGTCACGACGCCCAGTACCTCTTCGGCTCGCTTCGAGATCGAATTCCCGTCGATCTCGTACCGGAGGCCCTGCTCGGTCAGTTTCACTCCAGCGACGCCGAGGAGGTAGCACCGGAGGAATCGTTGGCTGGACCCAGTCCACTCACGTCGTTCGGACTCGCTCGGTGCCAGCCGGCGGCCGTCAGATCGGCGAGACAGGCCCGATATCGCGTCCTCAGGGCGCTTCTCGACGGAAGCGACGAGTTCCGAGTGCTCTCGGGCGACGTATACGACGGCGCGTGCCCGTACGGCGTCGTCGGGATCGCAGACTCCGCCACGGCGCGCCAGCAACTGTTTCGAGAGCTTCAAACGGACGGGCTCCCGTGCGAAGCGCTCACGTGGCCGCCGGTGTACCGACACGAGGAGGTACACGGCTTCGAGGAGTCGACAGCCCTGCGAAATCAGCTGTTAGTGCTGCCGACGCACCAGCAGTTGTCGTGGAGTACGATCGGCCGGATAGCCGCACACGTCATCGAATGGTGA